The DNA sequence GAGGTTGGGATGAAGAAGGAGCAACATAGCAGATATCCACTGCTTGCTTAAACTTGATGGATTTGataataaaagtatttaaagCCATGAAGATGTTCTATCTGTTCTTCATGGCATCGAAGCATCTCACCAggtctgtttctgtgttttccttCAGAGAACATCATGAACGATGTGTCTGCGGCAGCTCCTGGGATGGTCAAGCAGGCCATCCAGGTGATAAAGGTAACTCCTCAAGAACCAATATGTATTCATAGAGGAGCAAGCAGATGCTTCATGGTCCCATCTTTGTCTCCCTGCAGTCCATCGGCACTCTGCACAAGCAGGCAGAAGATCTCTGTGAGATCCTCCATATGAAACCCAGCTCCACCTCTCTGCAGATCCACAGAGAGGTGCTCGGCGCTACCGCCCAGTTAGACGCTCTGCCTCCTGCGGGGGGCGCTGTGAGAACCAGGCAGCTTATTAAGAGAGCTGTGGAGGAAGCTGCGGCGGCAGAGGGTTACGTGCCCGACACCAAGAAACCAGAGCGAAGCGTGGGAGAGGATGAAACCGagtgacacttcctgttctgaagACCACAAAACCACAGCGAGAACAGCCGGGTCAATTTATGGTCCAGAGCAGCAGAGGAGGATGTTTAGGAATCAGAAGTTCCTGAACATCGTTCTTCAAGAACTTCTAGAGACTGAAAACAGCTGAGATTCTCCTGAATGTGTTCAACATCTAAACCAACTGTTTCTGTCCGAGGGGGGAAGGTTCCAGATGTTCAGAGGGCTGAAGAAGAAGACCTTCGTTTTTCCGCTGCTGTAACCTTTGGAAGGTTTTACTCTAATCTAAGATCAAACCTTCAGGATTGAAATAAATTTCCCATCAGAAATGAACAATATTCTGAGTTTGTTTTAACATTAACATCATCATCAACTCTCAGGTCCATGAATCTGAGTCTGAAGATCAAACTACTCCACCTGAGTCAGTTTGGTCTCATGAATCCAATTCTACAAGCGTTCCCGCCCCGTCTGCGTCTGTGAGAAACACTGCTGCTGCCGGCTGCTTCTGATGTCCAGAAATGAACCTGAAATCAGAGCTGATCTGagtagagcaccttcttccacaggtttgctgtgtccctccaAGCAAAACAGGACTTTTTATGGACTTTAGGAGTTCATGactagctgtggatctctgcagctcctccagagttaccatgggtctcttgtctgcttctctgattaatgctctccttgctgtCCTGTCTAGGTggatgtccatgtcttggtaggtctgcagttgttcCATCCTCTACATGTCCAGATAGATAGAATGAagttctgggagatgttcagagcttgggatgttgtagaacctaactctgctttaaactgaaccagaactttctccctgacctgtctgctgtgttctttggtcttcatgatgctggaacctctgaggccagaaacagaacatctggagTTCGATTAAATTAAACAGCTGGActtattaggtgacttctgaaggccgCTGGTTCCACTGggatttatttaggggcatcagagtaaatgagctgaatacaaatgcatgccacactttgtAGAGAttaattgtaaaataacattttgttgtggaaaatgtggaagggtatgaaaacttttgcaaggatCATTTATTACGTTTATTgttgttggatgtttttttaactgcatttcaaTTTTGACAGAAGTTTGACTTATTTTACTTCATGTCTGCACTTTTAGATAATTAGTGGAATTTACTCCATTTCCTCGGTGTCGGGCCCAAGGCCGTCAGGTCAGGTCAACATTAAAACGGGCTAAGACGTGTGCCGAACCACTTCCTGAATCTACACCTGTAGAAGTGCAGGATTAAAGGAAGGTCGACTCCAGCGATCCTTTCTGCAGACCTGATGGTTTAGATGCTGAACCTGATGGACGAACACTGGACAGACTGAATAAATGCCATGTGGGTGATGTCAGCAGCTCTTGAGGCAGGAAGTAGTTCCGGTTGGCGCAGGATGGAGAACTTTTGCAGGGCTTTCTCTGACAGTGCCTGTCTATGAGGAGCATCTTTCAAAACCACATGCAAGTCCACAGAAGTGCATGTTCAGTGTGAGCCCAGAGTCACCTGACTTCTGTGAACTGAAGTGGCCACTTCTTTAAAAAGGGCATCGAAATTGAAAGGTGATGTGAAACTACTGGCTGTTTTCCACCCAATGTCCAGAGTCTCTCAGACACTTTTACAGTCCAACAGAATCCCCCCTGTTGAGTGTCCTCTGCTCTGTACTTACCTTGGTTTGTTCATTTTGAGCATCTGTGATGTCTGACTGTGATTCATCCTGCCGGCCTCAGCAGGAGTACGTCAGGACCAATCAGCTCTGTGATGGATGGACGGTAAGGTTCAGCAGCTTCAGGATCTGTCAGGGTCTCTGGTTtgaactgctgctgctgttagAGACCACTCTGGCTTTGGTTTGTGTTAGTGGACAGATCAGTCTGTAATGTGTCTGTAATTGGGTCAGTGTTTAAAGGATGAAGGACGGAGGCTGAAGAGGAGAGAGAAGAACAGAGTCGCAGCTCAGCAGAGTCGGAAGAGACAAACACAGAGAGCAGACCAACTGCACGAGGTGCTTACCGTGATGTTTCATGAGTTTTGGACTTTTACTGACTCCACAGTAGTTTCCAAACCCTTCATTCAactcattttttcattttacttctaAGCTGCAAGGGTTCTTGTGAACTTTTTGTAATAGTCTGGATCAAAAGGTCTCCAagattttctttggactttggctgttTTTTCACTAATTCTGTCCAGAGATGAACCAGTGTTCCTTGAGAAAAATCACTGGATTAAGGAGAGGAAAAAGCAGCCAAGTTCTGCTAATAAGATGCACCGATTAACTGATTATCATCATCACTCCTATAAAAGGAGAAGTTCGGACACCTGGCTGCTCTGAAGCAAACAGGTGTGTGTTAAAACAAAGCCACGTTAGAAGGGCATCAGCACTGACCTTAGAGAAGCTACTGCTGCTACTTATTAATCTGGGAAGGGTTCTGAGACCAgctcagttggtagcactgttgccttgcagcaagaagatcctggattcaactcccggctgggggtctttctgcatgtagtgggcatgttctccttgtgcatacGTGGGTTCCCTCCAGGTACTCCATCTTCCTCCTGTAGTCCAAAAACACGACTCTTAGGTTAATTGTTGTCTGTAAATTGtctttaggtgtgaatgagtgtgtgcatggttgtttgtactgtgtgtgtttccctgtgatggactggaaacctgtccagggtgaatcccgcctctcgcccgtagactgctggagatgggcaccagctccccgcgacccgtacggaagaagcaggtaaagaacatagatggatggattggtTCCGAGACCATTTCCAAACTATCAAAGTTCCAGTATGGCTGTTTGGAAGAGTTATAAGAGAAAGCATCTAAAAACaagatcagaatcagctttattgctaagttcgtacataaaaacaaggaatttgactccggtacactttgctctttggttttgtttttgtattacagaatatacatatttacaatttacaatatacacatatataatagaaaaggtgcatttgcaacatctgtatgctgttgatttgtactctattgaatattcatcagagaaacagcctggaggaagaaactgtctctgtggcggctggttttagtgaacagtgctctgtagcgccacctgaaggtaaaactctgaacagtttatgtgcagggtgtgtggctGTGGGACTTGCAAAGCTCCAtctgaatgaaaaacaaaacttctagGAAAATGTCTTtcagacagatgagaccaaagtagagatgttggACCATAATGCACTGCACCATGATTAGAAGAACCCAAACACAGCAAATCAGCACAAGCAACTTATAAAACactcaagcacagtggtggggGTATGATGATGTGGGCTTTTCTTGCAGCCACCAAACCTGGGTACAGCGTGGTCATTGACTTGACCAAGAGCTTCTCTGTATATAAAACTACTCCAGGTTCAAAGGTGGCTCCAGACCTGTTTGGTTGCAACAACTGGACCGAACAGAAATAATgaagcagccaaagtccaaagattAGATCTCagagaccttcagaaagcctgaagAACTGTTGATCAGGATTTATTGGTGCAACAGCAGCAAGTGTGCTCAGATATTCCCTGTATTTGAAGTGAGTCCAACTTGGGCACTCTCAAATCTGTTTATCCAGACAGGAAAAACGTGTGAAGTTATACAGATGTAGCTTTAGTCAAAACAGAAGTAAAACTTCTCAAAGTTGAGCTCTTATTTTAATGCATCTCATATTTTTCTTGctgtaaaacacaaaatccaattgaattgttctttgtttttcttgattCTTCATTGTCAGGCCTGTGAGCTGCTGGAGCAGagaaacaggaagctgaagagagAGGTACTTAAAACCAGATCCTGTCCTACATCCAGTCAGTCCAAGTAGATCTTAtctttactgaaaaataatttcatacaccattaaacataaaacatttaaatcactCCTATTAAACCCTGCTATCCTTGCAGACATGTAACATTTGACTAGAATTTGCACCTAAAACTTAAGGAATCTTTCCCTGTGGGGTACTGACTCCTTCCCCATCCTTCACTGAGTCTCGTCAGTTGTACCAGTATCGTCCGTTTGATGGGATTCTTTCCCTCACTGGTACAAGTGTTttgtaaaaagaataaaatctcACATCAAATATTGCGTTTGAATaataggtaaggtaagtttatttatatagtgcttttcagtaacgagacactcaaagcgctgtacatacaatcacaaagagaATAAACACAGaggttgaactaagtaataacagttcattgtctaattaagaaagttgggtcattggtgtaataATTATTATGCTGTCCGTTTTCAGTGGCTGTGAGCATAAAAGGAGCTGTAACAGCTGGGTTTTATCTTCAGGTGGATTCTCTCTCTGAGGAGCAGAACCTCCTCACTGAAGCTCTCAGAGCCCACGAACCTTTCTGTCCCATCATGCACTGCTCGTTTGCCTCATCCAGCCTGCAGCCTGACGGCGCTGCGGCTCGCTCAGTCTGAAGATGCCAACAACGTTTCTGATCACATCACATCTGGAATCCCGGCAGATAATAAACCAATTAACCGCTAGAGGGCGCTGTTCTCCGTGATCAGCAGCTACAGGCCCGTGAGGCTCTGCTGATCTCTGGTGGCTTCAGAGGATCATCATACATCTGGTATTTTTTGTGCATCTCGAAGTTAGAATATAGTACATAAATAAACTCTCTGTACATTTTCCTTctgttaaatgtaaaaaaaaataatagatcAAATTATTTCCAATTAATTGTATTTGTCTAAATTACATAcagtttgaaataaatacatgtacaataattaaaatgagaTCTCAATATGTTTAAATAATTGATATTGTCTATTACTAATATTCCAGTAGATATTGAgtaatttcattaaaaataaataaataaatgcgtGCTTTGTTATTGTCAGCTTAGAATTAATTTCTGTGAAAGAGCAAACATGGTTCAGTTTATTgctgtaataaaaatgtatatatttgcaAATTAATAATCCAAGATtaccaataaaaacatataggtgtttaaataaatatagaattttatttatatttgcttcGTCTTAattcaaatttgtattttacTATTTGCTTGTTCACTATAAAATTTACCTCCTTCAGCACCAggctgtagaacctccttcagcaccaggctgtagaacctccttcagcagcttgtagaacctccttcagcagcttgtagaacctccttcagcagcctgtagaacctccttcagcagcttgtagaacctccttcagcagcctgtagaacttccttcagcatcctgtagaacttccttcagcatcctgtagaacctccttcagcagcctgtagaacctccttcagcagcttgtagaacctcctgcagcagcctgtagaacctccttcagcatcctgtagaacctccttcagcagcctgtagaacctccttcagcagcctgtagaacctccttcagcagcctgtagaacctccttcagcagcttgtagaacctccttcagcagcctgtagaacttccttcagcatcctgtagaacttccttcagcatcctgtagaacctccttcagcagcctgtagaacctccttcagcagcttgtagaacctcctgcagcagcctgtagaacctccttcagcatcctgtagaacctccttcagcagcctgtagaacctccttcagcagcctgtagaacctccttcagcagcctgtagaacctccttcagcagcctgtagaacctcctgcagcagcctgtagaacctccttcagcagcctgtagaacttcctgcagcagcttgtagaacctccttcagcagcttgtagaacctccttcagcagcctgtagaacttcctgcagcagcttgtagaacctccttcagcagcttgtagaacctccttcagcagcctgtagaacctccttcagcagcttgtagaacctccttcagcagcttgtagaacctccttcagcagcctgtagaacttccttcagcatcctgtagaacttccttcagcatcctgtagaacctccttcagcagcctgtagaacctccttcagcagcctgtagaacctccttcagcagcttgtagaacctccttcagcagcttgtagaacctcctgcagcagcctgtagaacctccttcagcagcttgtagaacctcctgcagcagcctgtagaacctccttcagcagcctgtagaacctccttcagcagcctgtagaacctccttcagcatcctgtagaacctcctgcagcagcctgtagaacctccttcagcagcttgtagaacctcctgcagcagcctgtagaacctccttcagcagcctgtagaacctccttcagcagcctgtagaacttcctgcagcagcttgtagaacctcctgcagcagcctgtagaacctcctgcagcagcctgtagaacctccttcagcagcttgtagaacctccttcagcagcttgtagaacctccttcagcagcctgtagaacctccttcagcagcttgtagaacctccttcagcagcctgtagaacttccttcagcatcctgtagaacttccttcagcatcctgtagaacctccttcagcagcctgtagaacctccttcagcagcttgtagaacctcctgcagcagcctgtagaacctccttcagcatcctgtagaacctccttcagcagcctgtagaacctccttcagcagcctgtagaacctccttcagcagcctgtagaacctcctgcagcagcctgtagaacctccttcagcatcctgtagaacctccttcagcagcctgtagaacctccttcagcagcctgtagaacctccttcagcagcctgtagaacctcctgcagcagcctgtagaacctccttcagcagcctgtagaacttcctgcagcagcttgtagaacctccttcagcagcttgtagaacctccttcagcagcctgtagaacttcctgcagcagcttgtagaacctccttcagcagcttgtagaacctccttcagcagcctgtagaacctccttcagcagcttgtagaacctccttcagcagcttgtagaacctccttcagcagcctgtagaacttccttcagcatcctgtagaacttccttcagcatcctgtagaacctccttcagcagcctgtagaacctccttcagcagcttgtagaacctcctgcagcagcctgtagaacctccttcagcagcttgtagaacctcctgcagcagcctgtagaacctccttcagcagcctgtagaacctccttcagcagcctgtagaacctcctgcagcagcttgtagaacctcctgcagcagcctgtagaacctcctgcagcagcctgtagaacctccttcagcagcctgtagaacctccttcagcagcctgtagaacttcctgcagcagcctgtagaacctccttcagcagcctgtagaacctcctgcagcagcctgtagaacttcctgcagcagcctgtagaacctccttcagcagcctgtagaacctcctgcagcagcctgtagaacctccttcagcagcctgtagaacctcctgcagcagcctgtagaacctccttcagcagcctgtagaacttcctgcagcagcttgtagaacttCCTGCAGcaccctgtagaacctccttcagcagcctgtagaacctccttcagcagcctgtagaacttcctgcagcagcctgtagaacctccttcagcagcctgtagaacctcctgcagcagcctgtagaacttcctgcagcagcctgtagaacctccttcagcagcctgtagaacctcctgcagcagcctgtagaacctccttcagcagcctgtagaacctcctgcagcagcctgtagaacctccttcagcagcctgtagaacttcctgcagcagcttgtagaacttcctgcagcagcctgtagaacctccttcagcagcctgtagaacctccttcagcagcctgtagaacttcctgcagcagcctgtagaacctccttcagcagcctgtagaacctcctgcagcagcctgtagaacttcctgcagcagcttgtagaacttcctgcagcagcctgtagaacctccttcagcagcctgtagaacctccttcagcagcctgtagaacttcctgcagcagcctgtagaacctccttcagcagcctgtagaacttcctgcagcagcctgtagaacttcctgcagcagcctgtagaacctccttcagcagcttgtagaacctccttcagcagcctgtagaacctcctgcagcagcctgtagaacctccttcagcagcctgtagaacctccttcagcagcctgtagaacctccttcagcagcctgtagaacttcctgcagcagcctgtagaacttcctgcagcagcctgtagaacctccttcagcagcttgtagaacctccttcagcagcctgtagaacctccttcagcagcctgtagaacttcctgcagcagcctgtagaacttcctgcagcagcctgtagaacctccttcagcagcttgtagaacctccttcagcagcctgtagaacctcctgcagcagcctgtagaacctcctgcagcagcttgtagaacctccttcagcagcttgtagaacctccttcagcagcctgtagaacttccttcagcagcttgtagaacctccttcagcagcttgtagaacctccttcagcagcttgtagaacctccttcagcagcctgtagaacttcctgcagcagcctgtagaacttcctgcagcagcctgtagaacctccttcagcagcttgtagaacctccttcagcagcctgtagaacctccttcagcagcctgtagaacttcctgcagcagcctgtagaacttcctgcagcagcctgtagaacctccttcagcagcttgtagaacctccttcagcagcctgtagaacctcctgcagcagcctgtagaacctcctgcagcagcttgtagaacctccttcagcagcttgtagaacctccttcagcagcctgtagaacttccttcagcagcttgtagaacctccttcagcagcttgtagaacctccttcagcagcttgtagaacctccttcagcagcctgtagaacctcctgcagcagcctgtagaacctccttcagcagcctgtagaacctcctgcagcagcctgtagaacctccttcagcagcttgtagaacctccttcagcagcctgtagaacttcctgcagcagcctgtagaacttcctgcagcagcctgtagaacttcctgcagcagcctgtagaacctccttcagcagcctgtagaacttcctgcagcagcctgtagaacttcctgcagcagcctgtagaacttcctgcagcagcctgtagaacttcctgcagcagcctgtagaacctcctgcagCAGCTCTGTCTGACTTTATCTGTCTCTCACATTGTGGTGGAGGACTCGTGGTCCACTCTTTTTTCCAACGTTGCTATTTGAGGTTTCTTCTCAGCTCTCTGAAGGTTCCAgcacagcattttaatcagTTCCATGCTCCACAGGTagtatgaggtgtttgtgttCTACTGTGtctggttttctccaaacatggttcTGTCCATTATGATCAAACAACTCcgatttggtctcatctgtccagaggacATTGTCCCAGAAGTCTCGTCCTTCATCCACATGCAGCTTTGCTAGTCCAAGTCCTgctgccattttgtttttagagagaagagaCTCTCACCTTGAACCCTTCCAAACCGCCGTACCGGTTCAGTGTCTTTCTAACTGtcctgtcatgacctttaacctgctaactgaggcctgtagattTTCAGAGGAAGTTCTTGGTCTGCAGCAAATAGAGGTTCTCACCCTGACAATAATTAGTTGCACCTGGCTGCTCCTTTTCCTTTTAAGCCTCATGGGAGCAGtgagggtgtacttagtttttcagaCATGATTTGAATTATGGCTACCTgttggtttaataaataatcaCAGCTTGGtgtctgttgtgtgtttttgtaaatttaaaaagttttagaGCCATATGATGATCAGATGATTTTCATTCCTTCCTAAATGATAAAATGCAAGAACTAAGAGAGGgtgtaattactttttttaGCATGACTATAGTTTCTCAGAGATCAATGACAAGAAGTTAAGCTCTTTCAGCAGAAACTACAGTGACTGGTTTTCTGTGTTGACCTGAGTGTGGAAACTGCCTGAGTttgaaaaccctccagtgtgtcATAATTTTCCTGTTATGGGCGCGTTTTACCATCATCATTCATCACATGATGCAACTGCAGCACCGCTGGTACATCACCTTATCTCACCAAAAAGTCCTGGGGTCATTTCAAAGTCACCCAGGGTCCTTTCAGCTCTCACCTGCAGTAACGACATGATCATGGTTTGATAACGCTTGTGAGGAGAACTTGAAGGTTGAAGTTTCTAAATTCAACCACAGCAGCATCTTTTTCTCTTTcacttttccttcctcttccacTCAGAGGAGAAACAGTCACTGTTTCCTCTGTTTCTCCTCCACTGTTTGACATGAACTTCACTGTTACTTTGGGTCAGATCCCTGGAACCAACGCAAGTGGATTTCAGGAAAACTACACTGACGATTTTTCCTGAAAGCTGTTTTATGAGCCTTCCTAGAAGAAGTAAGAAGAAGTAAAAGCGACAGAAGTTGAGATGTTCTGAAAGCATCAACATTTAAAACTGGATGTAATCCTCTGTGTTAAAATATCTGCACCTGAGTTTAAAGCTACTGCATTGTGGGGAATGTTggctcagattttctttttaaagccaAATTATCATAAATTCTCCACGATGTAAGACTGCTGTGGTCTGGGATTGTTTTTGAAGTGTAGGGGGGGGGTCATTCCGACAGAAAATCCCTAATAATGCAAAAgctttcattttcatattaGGTCACGttttaaccacaaacttcagcatCTTTAACagggatttttatttatagatcaacacaaagaaattaattcattcataataataataatggaatatttaattttttgggTCTAGTTTAGCTCCCTCTGTGTTAATTAATCTCCTTCCCTCAGTCTGCCTGTTTGCTCTCCTCCACAGCTGTTCCCAGATTAACTCACCTTCATTCAGGGTCATTTTCCACTCTCCCCTCAGTATTTAATCTcactggttttcattattttctgctGGTTCCTCCAGGTACTCCGTGCTCCATGTCCTGTTCCCCTTGTTTCAGCTCTGTACGTTTTCTGTGTAAAAGATATAGGAAAGGATGTCCTGTCTGGAAAAATGTCATGTCAGGAAAGAACATTGTAAAGATCCATCCTTCAGCTGATCATCTTCCACCATTCTGCCTGTAGGAGCTCCATGAGCCACTAAGCTATCAAAGGTCACATTAAAGTCTGGTTTCTTGAGGTTAAAATGTCAAAACTCAAGAAATACTTTTACAGAGTGAAgcagatatatatttttctattcTGTATCTGCAGACAGGTAGAGGCCTGAAAGTCTGGTTCTACCTGAGATTCTGGTAATCTCCCCTCTAGAGATCCTGATACGTCAAACAGGGTTTTACTTTTAATCACTGAACTTTGGGCCAGCATTTTAAATTGAAGTGTATGTTCTGCACCGATTTAACCAACACATTACCCCAAATAAATCAAACCTTTGCTAATTTTAA is a window from the Girardinichthys multiradiatus isolate DD_20200921_A chromosome 15, DD_fGirMul_XY1, whole genome shotgun sequence genome containing:
- the batf3 gene encoding basic leucine zipper transcriptional factor ATF-like 3 is translated as MSDCDSSCRPQQEYVRTNQLCDGWTCLKDEGRRLKRREKNRVAAQQSRKRQTQRADQLHEACELLEQRNRKLKREVDSLSEEQNLLTEALRAHEPFCPIMHCSFASSSLQPDGAAARSV